Proteins found in one Mustela lutreola isolate mMusLut2 chromosome 12, mMusLut2.pri, whole genome shotgun sequence genomic segment:
- the NOL6 gene encoding nucleolar protein 6 isoform X1, protein MGPAPTGGQDRGAAGEPEEMKPAPESTGKEGKKESSKKRNLGGPPVEGLLQPVKLSRAELYKEPTNEELNRLRETESLFHSSLLRLQVEELLKEVRLPEKKKERIDTFLREVNQRVLRVPSTTKTELTDQTWLPAGVRVPLHQVPYPVKGCFRFLPPAQVTVVGSYLLGTCIRPDINVDMAVTMPREILQDKDGLNQRYFRKRALYLAHLAHHLGQDPLFGSVRFSYTNGCHLKPSLLLRPPGKDERLVTVRLHPCPPPDFFRPCRLLPSKNNVRSAWYRGQSSPGDGSPEPPTPHYNTWVLQDMTLESHMQLLSTVLGSALGLKDGVALLKVWLRQRELDKGLGGFSGFLVSMLVAFLVSTRKIHTTMSGYQVLRSVLQFLATTDLTVNGISLCLSSDPSLPALADFHQAFPVVFLDSSGFLNLCADVTASTYHQVQHEARLSMALLDSRADDGFQLLLMTPKPMIRAFDHVLHIHPLSRLQAACHRLKLWPELQDLGGDYVSAALGSLTTLLEQGLGSRLHLLAHSRPPVSEWDLSQDPPKHRDSGTLTLGLLLRPEGLTSVLELGPEANQPEASDFRQFWGSRSELRRFQDGAIREAVVWEAGSMAQKRLIPHQVVTHLLALHANIPETCVHYVGGLLDTLIQSPKETSSTGEEALAAAVRCYDDLSRLLWGLEGLPLTVSAVQGAHPVLRYTEVFPPTPVRPAYSFYEQLRERASLLPRPDKPCPAYVEPMTVVCHLEGSGQWPQDAEAIRRVRAAFQLRLAELLTQQHGLQCRATATHTDVLKDGFVFRVRVAYQREPQILREMRSPEGMISLRDTPASLHLERETRHLPLLTSALHGLQQQHPAFSGVARLAKRWVRAQLLGAGFTDESLDLVVAALFLHPEPFTPPSSPQVGFLRFLFLVSTFDWKNNPLIVNLNNELTVEEQGEIRSGFLATRTQLPVMVIITPQDRKNSVWTQDGPTPQILQQLVVLAAEALPVLEKQLMDPQGPGDIRTVFRPPLDLYDVLIRLSPRHIPRHRQAVDSPAASFCRGLLSEPGPTSLMPVLGYDPPQLYLAQLREAFGDLALFFYDQHGGEVIGVLWKPSSFQPQPFKASNVKGCMVTSRGGELVMVPNVEAILEDWAILGEGLVQAVEARSERWTV, encoded by the exons ATGGGGCCGGCGCCCACGGGAGGGCAGGATCGCGGAGCTGCTGGGGAGCCAGAG GAGATGAAACCAGCTCCAGAAAGCACAggcaaggagggaaagaaggagtcCTCAAAGAAGCGTAACTTGGGGGGGCCTCCAGTGGAGGGCCTCCTGCAGCCAGTGAAGCTTAGCCGGGCAGAACTGTATAAGGAGCCCACCAATGAGGAGCTGAATCGGCTTCGGGAGACTGAGAGTCTCTTCCATTCCAGCTTGCTTCGCTTACAG GTAGAGGAGCTACTAAAGGAAGTGAGGCTaccagagaagaagaaggagcggATTGATACTTTCCTACGGGAGGTCAACCAGCGGGTCCTGAGGGTGCCCTCAACTACTAAGACAGAG CTGACTGACCAGACCTGGCTCCCAGCTGGGGTTCGAGTACCCCTCCACCAAGTGCCCTATCCCGTGAAGGGCTGTTTCCGCTTCCTGCCTCCAGCCCAGGTCACTGTTGTGGGCAGCTACCTTTTGGGTACCTGCATCCGGCCGGACATCAATGTGGACATGGCAGTGACCATGCCCAGG GAGATCCTACAGGACAAGGATGGGTTGAACCAGCGCTACTTCCGCAAGCGCGCTCTCTACCTGGCCCATTTGGCTCACCATCTGGGCCAAGACCCCCTCTTTGGCAGTGTTCGCTTCTCCTACACCAACGGCTGCCACCTGAAACCCTCATTGCTTCTTCGGCCCCCTG GGAAGGATGAGCGCCTGGTCACCGTACGTCTGCATCCGTGTCCTCCACCTGACTTCTTCCGCCCCTGCCGCCTGTTGCCGTCTAAGAACAACGTGCGCTCTGCCTGGTACCGAGGGCAGAGTTCCCCAGGGGATG GTAGCCCggagcctcccaccccccactatAACACGTGGGTCCTGCAGGACATGACCCTTGAGTCCCATATGCAGCTGCTGTCCACTGTGCTGGGCTCAGCCTTGGGGCTGAAGGATGGTGTGGCACTTTTGAAGGTCTGGCTGCGGCAGCGGGAACTGGACAAG GGCCTGGGAGGGTTCAGTGGGTTCCTTGTCTCCATGCTGGTTGCCTTCCTTGTGTCCACACGGAAAATCCACACCACTATGAGTGGCTACCAGGTCCTGAGGAGCGTCTTGCAGTTTCTGG CCACCACAGATTTGACAGTCAACGGGATCAGTCTATGTCTCAGCTCAGATCCCTCCTTG CCGGCCCTGGCTGACTTCCACCAGGCCTTCCCTGTTGTCTTCCTGGACTCCTCAGGCTTTCTCAATCTCTGTGCTGATGTTACTGCCTCTACTTACCACCAG GTACAGCATGAGGCACGGCTGTCTATGGCATTGCTGGACAGTAGAGCTGATGACGGATTCCAGCTTCTGTTGATGACTCCCAAACCCATGATCCGGGCTTTTGACCATGTCTTGCA CATCCATCCATTGAGTCGCCTACAAGCAGCATGTCACCGGCTAAAGCTGTGGCCAGAGCTGCAGGATCTTGGTGGGGACTATGTTTCtgctgctttgggctccctgacCACGCTCCTGGAGCAGGGTCTGGGGTCCCGTCTGCACCTGCTGGCCCATTCTCGGCCCCCAGTGTCAGAG TGGGACCTCAGCCAAGATCCACCAAAGCACAGAGACTCTGGGACCCTGACCCTGGGATTGCTCCTCCGGCCTGAGGGGCTGACCAGTGTCCTTGAGCTGGGTCCAGAGGCCAACCAGCCTGAG GCTTCTGACTTCCGCCAGTTCTGGGGATCTCGCTCAGAGCTTCGGCGTTTCCAGGATGGAGCCATTCGGGAAGCTGTGGTttgggaagcaggctctatgGCCCAGAAGCGCCTTATTCCCCACCAAGTGGTCACCCACCTCTTGGCACT CCATGCCAACATCCCAGAGACCTGTGTCCACTATGTGGGGGGCCTTCTGGACACATTGATCCAAAGCCCAAAAGAG ACCTCCAGCACAGGTGAGGAGGCCCTGGCAGCAGCTGTGCGTTGCTATGATGACCTCAGTCGCCTCCTGTGGGGGCTGGAAGGTCTCCCGCTGACTGtgtctgctgtgcagggagctcACCCAGTGCTGCGGTATACTGAG GTGTTTCCACCTACCCCAGTCAGGCCAGCCTACTCCTTCTACGAGCAGCTTCGAGAGCGGGCCTCGCTGTTACCCCGGCCTGACAAGCCCTGTCCAGCCTACGTGGAGCCCATGACCG TGGTATGTCACCTGGAGGGCAGTGGTCAGTGGCCACAGGATGCTGAGGCCATACGGCGGGTCCGAGCTGCCTTCCAGCTGCGCCTGGCAGAGCTGCTGACACAACAGCACGGGCTGCAGTGTCGTGCCACGGCCACACACACAGACGTCCTCAAG GATGGGTTCGTGTTCCGGGTTCGTGTGGCCTATCAGCGGGAGCCCCAGATCCTGAGGGAAATGCGGAGCCCTGAGGGGATGATCTCCTTGAGGGACACACCTGCCTCTCTCCACCTCGAGAGGGAGACGAGGCACTTGCCCCTGCTCACCAGCGCCTTGCATGG GCTCCAGCAGCAACACCCAGCCTTCTCAGGTGTGGCGCGGCTGGCCAAGCGGTGGGTACGTGCCCAGCTTCTGGGTGCAGGGTTCACGGACGAAAGCCTGGACCTGGTGGTTGCTGCTCTTTTCCTGCATCCTGAGCCCTTCACCCCTCCCAG ctCCCCCCAAGTCGGCTTCCTTCGGTTCCTTTTCTTGGTATCGACCTTTGATTGGAAGAACAACCCTCTTATTGTCAACCTCAACAACGAGCTCACTG tggaggagcagggagagatcCGCAGTGGCTTCCTGGCAACTCGGACACAACTCCCGGTCATGGTCATCATTACACCCCAGGATCGTAAAAACTCTGTATGGACACAGGATGGACCCACGCCCCAG ATTCTACAGCAGCTTGTAGTCCTGGCCGCTGAGGCCTTGCCTGTCCTAGAGAAGCAGCTAATGGATCCCCAGGGGCCTGGAGACATCAGG ACGGTGTTCCGGCCGCCCTTGGATTTGTATGATGTGCTGATCCGCCTTTCTCCCCGCCACATCCCCCGGCACCGCCAAGCCGTGGACTCGCCAGCTGCCTCCTTCTGCCGTGGCCTGCTCAGTGAGCCAGGGCCAACTTCCCTGATGCCTGTGCTGGGCTATGATCCTCCTCAGCTCTATCTGGCACAGCTCAGG GAGGCCTTTGGGGACCTGGCCCTTTTCTTCTATGACCAGCATGGTGGAGAGGTGATCGGTGTTCTCTGGAAGCCCAGCAGCTTCCAGCCCCAGCCCTTCAAG GCCTCCAATGTGAAGGGGTGCATGGTGACGTCTCGAGGTGGGGAGCTGGTGATGGTGCCCAATGTGGAAGCAATCCTGGAGGACTGGGCCATCCTCGGTGAAGGCCTGGTGCAGGCCGTGGAGGCCCGAAGTGAGAGGTGGACCGTGTGA
- the AQP3 gene encoding aquaporin-3: MGRQKELVSRCGEMLHIRYRLLRQALAECLGTLILVMFGCGSVAQVVLSRGTHGGFLTINLAFGFAVTLGILVAGQVSGAHLNPAVTFAMCFLAREPWIKLPIYAFAQTLGAFLGAGIVFGLYYDAIWDFAKNELVVSGPNGTAGIFATYPSGHLDMVNGFFDQFIGTASLIVCVLAIVDPYNNPVPRGLEAFTVGLVVLVIGTSMGFNSGYAVNPARDFGPRLFTAIAGWGSEVFTTGRHWWWVPIVSPLLGSIAGVFVYQLMIGCHLEQPPPATEQENVKLAHVKHKEQI; the protein is encoded by the exons ATGGGTCGACAGAAGGAGCTGGTGTCCCGCTGCGGGGAGATGCTCCATATCCGCTACCGGCTGCTGCGCCAGGCTCTGGCTGAGTGCCTGGGGACCCTCATCCTCGTG ATGTTTGGCTGTGGCTCTGTGGCCCAGGTGGTACTCAGCCGGGGCACCCACGGTGGTTTCCTCACCATCAACCTAGCCTTTGGCTTCGCTGTCACCTTGGGCATCCTTGTGGCTGGCCAGGTATCTG GGGCCCACCTGAACCCTGCTGTGACCTTTGCCATGTGTTTCTTGGCGCGTGAGCCCTGGATCAAGCTGCCCATCTATGCCTTCGCTCAGACACTAGGAGCTTTCCTGGGCGCTGGGATTGTTTTTGGGCTGTATTACG ATGCAATCTGGGACTTTGCCAAGAATGAGCTCGTGGTCTCGGGCCCCAATGGCACAGCTGGCATCTTTGCCACCTACCCCTCGGGACACTTGGACATGGTCAATGGATTCTTCGACCAG TTCATTGGCACCGCCTCCCTCATCGTGTGCGTGCTGGCCATCGTGGACCCCTACAACAACCCCGTCCCCCGCGGCCTGGAGGCCTTCACTGTGGGTCTGGTGGTTCTGGTTATCGGCACCTCCATGGGCTTCAACTCGGGCTATGCTGTCAATCCCGCCCGGGACTTCGGTCCCCGCCTTTTCACCGCCATTGCTGGCTGGGGCTCCGAAGTCTTCAC GACTGGCCGCCACTGGTGGTGGGTGCCCATCGTCTCTCCACTCCTGGGTTCCATTGCGGGCGTCTTCGTGTACCAGCTCATGATCGGCTGCCACCTGGAGCAGCCTCCGCCCGCCACTGAGCAGGAGAATGTGAAGCTGGCCCATGTGAAGCACAAGGAGCAGATCTGA
- the NOL6 gene encoding nucleolar protein 6 isoform X2: MKPAPESTGKEGKKESSKKRNLGGPPVEGLLQPVKLSRAELYKEPTNEELNRLRETESLFHSSLLRLQVEELLKEVRLPEKKKERIDTFLREVNQRVLRVPSTTKTELTDQTWLPAGVRVPLHQVPYPVKGCFRFLPPAQVTVVGSYLLGTCIRPDINVDMAVTMPREILQDKDGLNQRYFRKRALYLAHLAHHLGQDPLFGSVRFSYTNGCHLKPSLLLRPPGKDERLVTVRLHPCPPPDFFRPCRLLPSKNNVRSAWYRGQSSPGDGSPEPPTPHYNTWVLQDMTLESHMQLLSTVLGSALGLKDGVALLKVWLRQRELDKGLGGFSGFLVSMLVAFLVSTRKIHTTMSGYQVLRSVLQFLATTDLTVNGISLCLSSDPSLPALADFHQAFPVVFLDSSGFLNLCADVTASTYHQVQHEARLSMALLDSRADDGFQLLLMTPKPMIRAFDHVLHIHPLSRLQAACHRLKLWPELQDLGGDYVSAALGSLTTLLEQGLGSRLHLLAHSRPPVSEWDLSQDPPKHRDSGTLTLGLLLRPEGLTSVLELGPEANQPEASDFRQFWGSRSELRRFQDGAIREAVVWEAGSMAQKRLIPHQVVTHLLALHANIPETCVHYVGGLLDTLIQSPKETSSTGEEALAAAVRCYDDLSRLLWGLEGLPLTVSAVQGAHPVLRYTEVFPPTPVRPAYSFYEQLRERASLLPRPDKPCPAYVEPMTVVCHLEGSGQWPQDAEAIRRVRAAFQLRLAELLTQQHGLQCRATATHTDVLKDGFVFRVRVAYQREPQILREMRSPEGMISLRDTPASLHLERETRHLPLLTSALHGLQQQHPAFSGVARLAKRWVRAQLLGAGFTDESLDLVVAALFLHPEPFTPPSSPQVGFLRFLFLVSTFDWKNNPLIVNLNNELTVEEQGEIRSGFLATRTQLPVMVIITPQDRKNSVWTQDGPTPQILQQLVVLAAEALPVLEKQLMDPQGPGDIRTVFRPPLDLYDVLIRLSPRHIPRHRQAVDSPAASFCRGLLSEPGPTSLMPVLGYDPPQLYLAQLREAFGDLALFFYDQHGGEVIGVLWKPSSFQPQPFKASNVKGCMVTSRGGELVMVPNVEAILEDWAILGEGLVQAVEARSERWTV, encoded by the exons ATGAAACCAGCTCCAGAAAGCACAggcaaggagggaaagaaggagtcCTCAAAGAAGCGTAACTTGGGGGGGCCTCCAGTGGAGGGCCTCCTGCAGCCAGTGAAGCTTAGCCGGGCAGAACTGTATAAGGAGCCCACCAATGAGGAGCTGAATCGGCTTCGGGAGACTGAGAGTCTCTTCCATTCCAGCTTGCTTCGCTTACAG GTAGAGGAGCTACTAAAGGAAGTGAGGCTaccagagaagaagaaggagcggATTGATACTTTCCTACGGGAGGTCAACCAGCGGGTCCTGAGGGTGCCCTCAACTACTAAGACAGAG CTGACTGACCAGACCTGGCTCCCAGCTGGGGTTCGAGTACCCCTCCACCAAGTGCCCTATCCCGTGAAGGGCTGTTTCCGCTTCCTGCCTCCAGCCCAGGTCACTGTTGTGGGCAGCTACCTTTTGGGTACCTGCATCCGGCCGGACATCAATGTGGACATGGCAGTGACCATGCCCAGG GAGATCCTACAGGACAAGGATGGGTTGAACCAGCGCTACTTCCGCAAGCGCGCTCTCTACCTGGCCCATTTGGCTCACCATCTGGGCCAAGACCCCCTCTTTGGCAGTGTTCGCTTCTCCTACACCAACGGCTGCCACCTGAAACCCTCATTGCTTCTTCGGCCCCCTG GGAAGGATGAGCGCCTGGTCACCGTACGTCTGCATCCGTGTCCTCCACCTGACTTCTTCCGCCCCTGCCGCCTGTTGCCGTCTAAGAACAACGTGCGCTCTGCCTGGTACCGAGGGCAGAGTTCCCCAGGGGATG GTAGCCCggagcctcccaccccccactatAACACGTGGGTCCTGCAGGACATGACCCTTGAGTCCCATATGCAGCTGCTGTCCACTGTGCTGGGCTCAGCCTTGGGGCTGAAGGATGGTGTGGCACTTTTGAAGGTCTGGCTGCGGCAGCGGGAACTGGACAAG GGCCTGGGAGGGTTCAGTGGGTTCCTTGTCTCCATGCTGGTTGCCTTCCTTGTGTCCACACGGAAAATCCACACCACTATGAGTGGCTACCAGGTCCTGAGGAGCGTCTTGCAGTTTCTGG CCACCACAGATTTGACAGTCAACGGGATCAGTCTATGTCTCAGCTCAGATCCCTCCTTG CCGGCCCTGGCTGACTTCCACCAGGCCTTCCCTGTTGTCTTCCTGGACTCCTCAGGCTTTCTCAATCTCTGTGCTGATGTTACTGCCTCTACTTACCACCAG GTACAGCATGAGGCACGGCTGTCTATGGCATTGCTGGACAGTAGAGCTGATGACGGATTCCAGCTTCTGTTGATGACTCCCAAACCCATGATCCGGGCTTTTGACCATGTCTTGCA CATCCATCCATTGAGTCGCCTACAAGCAGCATGTCACCGGCTAAAGCTGTGGCCAGAGCTGCAGGATCTTGGTGGGGACTATGTTTCtgctgctttgggctccctgacCACGCTCCTGGAGCAGGGTCTGGGGTCCCGTCTGCACCTGCTGGCCCATTCTCGGCCCCCAGTGTCAGAG TGGGACCTCAGCCAAGATCCACCAAAGCACAGAGACTCTGGGACCCTGACCCTGGGATTGCTCCTCCGGCCTGAGGGGCTGACCAGTGTCCTTGAGCTGGGTCCAGAGGCCAACCAGCCTGAG GCTTCTGACTTCCGCCAGTTCTGGGGATCTCGCTCAGAGCTTCGGCGTTTCCAGGATGGAGCCATTCGGGAAGCTGTGGTttgggaagcaggctctatgGCCCAGAAGCGCCTTATTCCCCACCAAGTGGTCACCCACCTCTTGGCACT CCATGCCAACATCCCAGAGACCTGTGTCCACTATGTGGGGGGCCTTCTGGACACATTGATCCAAAGCCCAAAAGAG ACCTCCAGCACAGGTGAGGAGGCCCTGGCAGCAGCTGTGCGTTGCTATGATGACCTCAGTCGCCTCCTGTGGGGGCTGGAAGGTCTCCCGCTGACTGtgtctgctgtgcagggagctcACCCAGTGCTGCGGTATACTGAG GTGTTTCCACCTACCCCAGTCAGGCCAGCCTACTCCTTCTACGAGCAGCTTCGAGAGCGGGCCTCGCTGTTACCCCGGCCTGACAAGCCCTGTCCAGCCTACGTGGAGCCCATGACCG TGGTATGTCACCTGGAGGGCAGTGGTCAGTGGCCACAGGATGCTGAGGCCATACGGCGGGTCCGAGCTGCCTTCCAGCTGCGCCTGGCAGAGCTGCTGACACAACAGCACGGGCTGCAGTGTCGTGCCACGGCCACACACACAGACGTCCTCAAG GATGGGTTCGTGTTCCGGGTTCGTGTGGCCTATCAGCGGGAGCCCCAGATCCTGAGGGAAATGCGGAGCCCTGAGGGGATGATCTCCTTGAGGGACACACCTGCCTCTCTCCACCTCGAGAGGGAGACGAGGCACTTGCCCCTGCTCACCAGCGCCTTGCATGG GCTCCAGCAGCAACACCCAGCCTTCTCAGGTGTGGCGCGGCTGGCCAAGCGGTGGGTACGTGCCCAGCTTCTGGGTGCAGGGTTCACGGACGAAAGCCTGGACCTGGTGGTTGCTGCTCTTTTCCTGCATCCTGAGCCCTTCACCCCTCCCAG ctCCCCCCAAGTCGGCTTCCTTCGGTTCCTTTTCTTGGTATCGACCTTTGATTGGAAGAACAACCCTCTTATTGTCAACCTCAACAACGAGCTCACTG tggaggagcagggagagatcCGCAGTGGCTTCCTGGCAACTCGGACACAACTCCCGGTCATGGTCATCATTACACCCCAGGATCGTAAAAACTCTGTATGGACACAGGATGGACCCACGCCCCAG ATTCTACAGCAGCTTGTAGTCCTGGCCGCTGAGGCCTTGCCTGTCCTAGAGAAGCAGCTAATGGATCCCCAGGGGCCTGGAGACATCAGG ACGGTGTTCCGGCCGCCCTTGGATTTGTATGATGTGCTGATCCGCCTTTCTCCCCGCCACATCCCCCGGCACCGCCAAGCCGTGGACTCGCCAGCTGCCTCCTTCTGCCGTGGCCTGCTCAGTGAGCCAGGGCCAACTTCCCTGATGCCTGTGCTGGGCTATGATCCTCCTCAGCTCTATCTGGCACAGCTCAGG GAGGCCTTTGGGGACCTGGCCCTTTTCTTCTATGACCAGCATGGTGGAGAGGTGATCGGTGTTCTCTGGAAGCCCAGCAGCTTCCAGCCCCAGCCCTTCAAG GCCTCCAATGTGAAGGGGTGCATGGTGACGTCTCGAGGTGGGGAGCTGGTGATGGTGCCCAATGTGGAAGCAATCCTGGAGGACTGGGCCATCCTCGGTGAAGGCCTGGTGCAGGCCGTGGAGGCCCGAAGTGAGAGGTGGACCGTGTGA